A region from the Microcebus murinus isolate Inina chromosome 3, M.murinus_Inina_mat1.0, whole genome shotgun sequence genome encodes:
- the TCF23 gene encoding transcription factor 23 — MSQREAKGAPAMPAVGHSRVKAKARLLPGTDRKRSHLGRTRQDLWGETSWSNQRWSRAAPSPRGARARGLALGRSESSPENAARERSRVRTLRQAFLALQAALPAVPPDTKLSKLDVLVLAASYIAHLTRTLGHELPGPAWPPFLRGLRYLHPLKKWPMRSRLYAGGLGGSGLDSTTATASGQRTRDAEVGFQVSGEADALLPTKPLSPALGDK; from the exons GGGCACCAGCAATGCCAGCAGTGGGGCATAGCCGGGTTAAGGCCAAAGCACGGCTGTTGCCAGGCACCGACAGGAAGAGGAGCCATCTCGGCAGGACAAGGCAGGACCTGTGGGGAGAGACAAGCTGGAGCAACCAAAGATGGAGCCGAGCTGCCCCCAGCCCACGGGGGGCCAGGGCTAGGGGCCTGGCTCTTGGCAGG AGCGAGTCCAGTCCTGAGAACGCCGCACGGGAGCGGAGCCGGGTGAGGACACTGCGCCAGGCCTTCCTGGCCCTGCAGGCTGCTCTGCCTGCCGTGCCGCCCGACACCAAGCTCTCCAAGTTGGACGTGCTGGTGCTGGCTGCCAGCTACATAGCCCACCTCACCCGCACGCTCGGCCACGAATTGCCGGGCCCTGCCTGGCCACCCTTCCTGCGTGGACTCCGCTATTTGCACCCTCTCAAG AAGTGGCCGATGCGATCTCGTCTTTATGCTGGAGGCCTGGGGGGGTCTGGCCTTGACTCCACCACAGCCACCGCCTCCGGCCAAAGAACAAGAGATGCAGAGGTGGGGTTCCAAGTCTCTGGAGAGGCAGATGCTCTCCTTCCCACCAAGCCACTCTCACCAGCTCTTGGTGACAAATAA